Below is a genomic region from Anoplopoma fimbria isolate UVic2021 breed Golden Eagle Sablefish chromosome 20, Afim_UVic_2022, whole genome shotgun sequence.
TCCCTCAGGATGGAAGTGTGCACCTTGCCATGCACGCTACACAGACCGGGAGGACTACATTACCCATATGGCTGAACAACATAGCAAGGTCTGGAAGTCCACCATACCCCCTGCTGCCTATGATGTATAATATGACTaaattgatttagtttttaatcCAGCTATAACTGAATAGTTGTAACcaaatgtgtttgtctctgtgttatGTAGAATCTGAAGAAGTTTCCTTGTAACAAGTGTGAGagctccttcaccaccaccTCCAGTCTGAGACGTCAcatcagagacaaacacaaagtcatGAACCGTTGCTTTCGCTGCCAGTGAGTATCACAAATTTTCTACTACTCTGACATTTCATGAAATTGTATGGCATACTATATTTGAACTTTTTATGGCAAACTATACGATgtcattttattacataaaagTGGCAAACAATACTAAgattttgtaatatattttatggcatattaCACTTAGACTTTTAAGTACCTTTTTATATGACATACTTCcatatgacattttatggaaTACTCTGACTTGGTTATGACTTTTTGGCATAATAcactttttgtgacattttggcatactatactataatgcttttttttttgcataaatttGGCATACAGTACCATGCTTTTTATTACACACTAAACctctttattaaatattttggcatactatactatgatttatctttgacatttttatggcctactatactatgactttttaatggcgtttttatggcatactacacTATGCCTTTTTTAGGGCCTTTTATATTATATACCACATTACGACATTTTATGGAATACTCTGACTTGTTTATGACTCTTTGGcataatatgatttatttatggcCTTTTTATGGCAAtctataatatgacgtttttaatgcaatttttatggcatactataataagactttttatgacatactctactatgaATTTTGTAATCACATCTTGGGTAAGTGTGGCATTCAATACTATGATTTTCTATTACCCACTaaactatgccttttttttattacattttatggcatactatactatgacttctgtATTACATTTGGGGATGGGAATTCTATATTATGActtgtgatattttttattacatagtATGCTTTGACTTTGTGACATTTGTATGACATACAAAACTATACTGCCAATTAATGGAATATGATTCCATCAAttctttatgacatttttttgcatatattactaaattgcatttatttggaaaacaaataaatgcaatttactctacaatacaactttttatgctttttttttttttttatacaaaagattatactatgactttattaatgATACTCTTAATTATTCCGTATCACATGGACTATTTGGGATTTTAGGGGTTatgcatatataataataaaaatgtaagaataGGAAAACCTAAAACAAGACCGTATTTATACTGGCGAAATGTTGAAGCATCGGGTCAGCCTTACTTCCGCTGTAACTGGGTTTCTTGAAATAGGTGATGGTTTAAAATGATGCCTACACCAAACCTTCACTGCAGTCACTTAATCATAACAGAGTacgattgtgtgtgtgtaggttctGTAGTGAGGGTAAGAAAACTTTCAGCAGCAGAGCGATGTTGGAGAGACATGTTCAGCAAAAACACAGCATGGACCCAGGGAGCCAGAACACACTGACAGTAAGCCACTCTTCTTTTTTCAAGAAGtcaaacaggaaacattttttacGAAGGTGTCGTTAACTGCAGTTGCCTTGATTTTCCTCTGGTCGCAGGgaggcggagatgaggccgataGTTCCTCAGAACAGGACGGCAGTTTGGGGGCTTGCCGTAGACGGAAAGGAGCTGTGAGGATGGAGCAGGACGAAGAGTCCACAGATGGAGCGAGTTCAGTGAAGAAGATgcggtcctcctcctctggcccCCCCTCCCTTGCTGAGTCTGGGTTCCGCTGCGCCCCCTGTGGCTTCACCACAGAAGACCAGGCATTGTTCCTCGAGCATATCAGCCAGCACCGgcgaggagggatggagggcgGCAACGGTGGTCAGCAGTGTCTACAGTGTGGGGCCTGCTTCACATCCATATCCGCCCTGTCACGCCATCGCTTCATCACCCACAAAGTGAGAGATGCATCGACTGACAACCAGCAATCCGTCAGTATGCACCCAGCACCTTCCCCTGGTGCCAACAGGAACCATGAGGATAAGAGTTCTCTGGACGGTTCTGCACcagcctccccctcctctcaaTCCTCCATAGCTCtggggaaggaagaggagggcaCACTGGCCTGTAGGGTGTGTGATAAACAATTTGAAAAGGCAACAGATCTGACTACGCACTTCAGAACTCATGGTATGGCTTTTATCAATGCAAGGAACGCCGGAAAAACTCCCTAAATAAGCGGGTAAGAGCACTGTCGATTGGTGTTGACAGGTGATTTGCAAGTGCCTTAATACTGTCAACTTATTATCAAAGAGTGGGTTTGCACACTTTTGCAAGAATTTAACCAAAGAAAAGTAATATAACAGAGTTTCCATGTGAATAGATTGTAAAACAATCACGTGATTTTCACTGGTGAGGATAAAATTAACCTTTTACTCAGGATCTAATGCTGCATTTTTAGATTAGAGCTACTTCTTTGTAAGTGAACAGTTATTCTGACTAGTTTATTGCTGTGACCCGTTCACATAATGTGCCCGTAGAGAATCGTGATCCTACTGTGATTATGATGTCTGTTTCATTGAATGTTGATAAGTCAGCGATcgattgtttctgttttgatttCAATATATTCATCTAACTGAGGAGATGTATGAATGGCAACAGAGGTATTTTTCTGctaagtactttttttttttttttaaataatgattgCAGCGGTTTAGAATGTTAGGTTGGTTACTATTAAATGTGTATAATTTTATTAATGCCATTTTCAGAAACTTACAATAACAAGTTATATTGACTCCCACCTCTAAAAGCAGTCATTGGTTTCTTTACATTTAAGTGTATGTATGAAAACTAATTCAAAAAAACTTTCTTATAATAAATAACCAAtcaaatttcctttttatgCTTTCTTGCTGAGCTACAATAGCCGAGTACTTACACAAAGATGAAATTTGGTACCAAAAAGATTTTGGACCCACTTTATTCGTCTAACTTAAACTGCTGAAACTaaattttgaaatatatttttgcaccGAATGATCACTGGATTTTGTCCCCTGTACATTATCTTGGGAAAGAAAAGTCTTCACTGCCAGTATTACAGTGACTAATAACTTTCAATGCACATAGTGGGATGTTGGTATTGTTTCaagacagaatttaaaaaaaaaaaagtgaacctAACCTATCCTTTAAATGTTTACCAGAATTGATAACATGTCTCAGCAAGTTTGAAGTCcctgtatgtttatatttaaaaactttGCTTTGGGAAATGGTTAGCAGTAGTCTGAAATGTTTAAGATTTTTAGTTAATGGAGTAAAACTGGAATGACTTTTACTGTTTTGACATTAGATTGACTGATGTATTCCTTCTCAGTGAGTAAGAGATTGAagtaaaattatgaaatatttggGCTTTTGTGATGCGTTTTCTAAATCTTATTTTGCGAGATTGCTGTAAACATAAGATCAGTATGTATGTGATAATGTCTATTTCTTATGCTTTTCTGATGTAGGATGATAAGAACATGTTGAACCCTGTATCTTTTATTAGTCTTCAGTCTTTGCACTGCAAAAAATCAGATGTTGCAGCATGGCTCGGTGACTGTCAGCAGATTGTGTTGTTGATGGGCAGTTGTCAACTTAGCTTTGATATAAACACAGAAGGAcatgaaatgtgtttcatttcagaATAGTAATTGTTGCTTGATATAAAGAGatctgagaggaaaaacaagtgTTTAAAGTTAGGTAGAAATACCTTCTTCTGTAATTGGTGCTTGGAAGATTTAGAGGGATGTATTTTGATTAAGTGGCACTTTTTTTATGCTGTTCGTGTCCGGCTGAAACATCTCCAACCACAGGATTGATTGACTGAGCCTATGCCCATGCATCCGCATctgagatttgtttttaataactgcCCTGTTGTCATCAGTGACCTGTTTGTGCTTACTTTCTCAGGAGATTATCCAATGCTTGAACACTCACTGTTCCATTTAAATTTTCTGTTATTGCATTGACAAAGACGATTTAtatccaaaagtaaaaaaaaaagattaataaaaatcTAGCACATTGTCTTATTCGAactagtttgtttttgtcttcaaatACAACTCCAACAGTTACTGCATACGTATGTTAatctttatttgaattttatcatttgtcattttccattttgtcaGTGCAGTGTCAAATACAGACATCCCACATGGTAGACAAACAAATATTCCTCTTACTTCTAGAGACAGGATATTAAAAAGCAGTTATAGAGATTCCTTACACAGATTATCAGTTCAGATGATTATGTTGTATACTTAATGTTTAGAATAGGCACACTCCTACGTTCACACAAATGATCTCAGATCTATgagattatattatatattatctatGAAAAACATGTCTTCATCACAAATAACAAACTTGATCTGAGAATTACATGTCACAAGTGCACCTAATGTTAATGAAGCTGGGTGTCTTGTTAGCTTAAAGCACTTGTGAGTTTTGCATTTGGATGTGGTGGCTCTCTATTCTCACAGCAGCAGGAACCCCATGAAGAGCAACAGAAAGGGCTTCATGAAAGCTGAGATCCCCTCAACATTCAGCGATGGAGTACCTGAAGAAGAGTGATAAAGACTGAATGCAAAGATTTCCTCACTGAACCTTAAAAGTCCATGTTCTTAATCATTTTCTTACTATGAAGGATGGGGTcttacataaacacactcttTTCTACCACTGAGTGAATTTGCAGCAGTGGACATGTAAATTCTTACCTGACTGgctatatttctgtgtttggtcAGGTGACCCGGTCACAGCCCTTTCAAAAGCAGCCATCTGCTCGTCACTCAGGGAAGCTAGCTGTTCAATGGTTACCATGGCAGCGTTGTCAGGTCCAAGAGCCTCAAGCTGAGCAACAGAAAGTGCCTGGAaggaaaatagaataaaaatcactttaatATCATAGAAATACAATCCCTCCATTAAAACTACTAAGATTTGTTTTCCTTGGTAAACAACGCAACCCTTTTTCTTGAAGCTGAATATTTTGTACTAAAAATGAtacacaaaaattaaaaaaaagttctagTATTGTGTCGTAAAAAACTCTGAAAGGTCAGTGTATAGTAAGTCATTAGTCATAAtttagtatgtcacaaaaaaaacatagtaaagtatgttaaaaaaagtcatagtatagtatgtcgaaaaaaagtaatagtatggtatgtcaaaaaaggcataaaaagtaatagtatggtctgtcaaaaatagtcatgaacaagtcatagtatagtatgtcagaacaAGTCATTCAAAAGTAatggtatagtatgtaaaaaggTAATAGTTTAGTAAGTCAcaaaaaaagtcctgaaaaagtcatagtatagtatgtcgaaaaaacatcctaaaaaaatcagtttggtgcttaaaaaaaacaacatgaaaagcCTGTAGTATTGTTTatcgaaaaaaaataatagtatagtatgtcgaaaaaagcaatagtttagtaagtcagaaaaaaagtcatgaaaagtcatgaccgaaaaaaataatagtatagtatgccgaaaaaagtaattgtatagtatgtataacAAAGTCCTAGTATTGTATATCAAGAAAAGGCataaaaagtaacagtatagtatatcaaaaaaaggcataaaaagtcatagtatagtatatcaagaaaaggcataaaaatcattttacagtatgtccaaaaaagtcctgaaaaagtcatagtttggtgcttcaaaaaaaaacatgaaaagtttATAGTTATTctcaatgaaaaaaagtaatgaaaaagtcttcgcatgtcaaaaagtctaagtatgttataaaaaaaaaaaagaaaagtcatagtatattatgtatttagaagatcaaaaaatgtatagtaaAATAAGGTAATTCAAATGCTTATAAATAATTCTCAGTATAATATGTCgtaacatgtcaaaaaagtaatttgttaaaaaataatttttaaaaagtccAGCATGGTATCTCATAAAAATGTTAGTCTTTCACAAAAAGTTCAAGGTATAGTTTATCATAGgatagtcataaaaaaaagtcaaggtatATTGTGTCATTgaataattatttgaaaaagtgtacagtatatcattggaaaaataaacatataataagTTATCAAAATACAAGTCATAAAGTAGTAGCATTGTATGTTCTAGAAATGTctaaaaagacaaagtaaagtatgtcatgaaaaagtgaaaaaatgtagCCTAAGTgtgaaaaattcatagtattgtatttcataaaaaaaataattgtagtaCGTcgtaaaatatataatgtcaCAAATAGTCATACAAATTAACTAAATAAGTAATAAGTTAATCAAGTTAAGaatactcaagttaagtacaaatacctcaacttaagtacagtacttgataAAATGTACTCAATAACTAGATTTGGCTCCAAGCTGAAAGACATTGGAAATTAAGAACAAAGGTTTGAGGAAGTTACTTACAGCAAATTGTGTAATGAGCGGGATGCAGGACTTGCTGAGAAATGAGAAGACAGCCGGGTCTAAAGAAGCCAACTCAGTTGAATTCAACCCAGCTGAGGGAGAAACAGCTGGTCAGTATAATTGTGTAAATTTGTTCGACACAGAACGAGGAAAAAATAGTTTCTTTACCACCCAACAATATACAGTACTTCTGTGGAATAATACACTTGGGTTTTGTAtgcagagtacacagagtagaGGTGGTTGTCTAACCAATGATGTTGCCCAGCTCAGACACTTGTGCTTCAGTCCAGGTGTTGGGGTTTCCAAAAGCAGACACAGCAATACTTTTCAACTGCTGTGCAACCTTGGAGGAGCATTGAACACCATCCATTGAGCCCACAGCGTCCCTgtgtcacacacagacacattataacattatagaAATATCTGATTCTGCTCTAAAGAATGCATACTCTGTGAACTTGATTGTAAAACGATATTTGATTCAAAACTTTTTAAGCTTCCAGATTTTTTGGTTTGTTAGTATAAATCTATAATAGGACATTAAGACCAGAGATTAACTATGGTGGAGGTTAAGTGAACACTTGTATCTGCATGAGACAAAAGCAGAGTCTgtataaaatcatgtttttttttctccctctcttgaCTGATCTAAAATGAGTAGTGAGTTCTGTATGGTGCACAAACCTGAAGGCGTTCACGTTGAGCTGTGCGAACTCGCTGGAGTTTAGGCCACAGATGAACTGGCTCAGTGCTACCATGTCTGTAGGTCCCAGCTGCTGCGCTGTCAGGTTGTTATAAACAGCAACAGCCTTCCACACCAGCTCCACCTATTGAGACAGGTTATCTTGGTTAGTGAACATCATGGTAATCAGTATATGAGTAGTAGCAAGCCCCCAGGAAGAGCACCAGGGTTTGAAGCAAATTTTACATTGTGGCAAAATGGTGGAATTACAACTTCTAGGTCAGTCACATGATGCCATGGGtccaaaaaaatactttttctactaaacatatatatgttttgggGGATGAATCAGCTATCCAGTAAGAACACTTGAAAagcccttttttaaaataattagatAAAAAAACCCTCCATCAgttcatgtgaatgagcatGTGAACAAAGTTTGACTGGGAGCTGAAAGGCGGATTTAAAGGGATTGCTAGTGTGCATGCTCTATGGGCCCCATGGATGTGGAAGAAGGATGAAAATTGCTGTGAGATCCGGGATACAACGCTGTTCCCAGTTCTCTTCATACATTCATGAGTAGAAGTCATGAGCATATGAAGCTGGTTTTATTCCTCACCTGTGACTCATTCCAGCCACATTTGGCAATTTCCTCCAGAGAGTCCAGTGAGAAGGGGAGCCTCTCCAGGTCTGCACTGGAGAAGCCCCGAGTTACGCATCCCATTTGCATCACCACACTCTCATTCATCTGGGACACTGGGCCCAagacctgcagaaacacacagaaacagttaAATGAATCAAGCTTTTAATCAGAAATTAATTGTGATGAGCGCAAAATGCTGGATATATATGTCAATGCATTCaatgacaacataaaaaaagttcTTGATTGATTTTGATGTCTTTTAATCATCGAATACTGTTTTTAACTTAGGGactgtgttctgtttttttctttttgctgaagGGAGGGAagtttgaaatgtttggtttttcttttacattttctttaaactcaATTCATGAAATATTTCAGAAGCCCCTTGAGTTATAGCATGTGCCTGGTTCAATGAATTACTTTTGACAGTGGTAATAACTGTTCAGTTAGGGACTCTTGGTTTCAAAATAGAGTGAATGTTTGCTTTTCTATATTGGCGAAACATTTCTGGTGTGAAATTTGGTTGATATTGTGAGAATTATTGTTCTATCTATACATAAGTTGTTATGTTAAGTagtacatcattttaaattattaatgcaCTTTCAGTTTTATGATTaaactcaaaaatattttttacatatttagagggagagtgtgggagagatatttttcaaaagggaggatacattcaacattttgttaaaaagtgaAGGTTCAGTTGCCCTCCAAAATAATGTTCCTGCAGTCCCTCATTGCGTTGACTTCACCATCAACCACCACAATGAaaccaaaagaacaaaaaccCTTAGAAATGTTAGAACAATAGAAAATTATAAATTGACTATCCCCCTTTATCAGTGCACCAGAGGAAACCTCTGCTCACTGAACGAACAGAACCAGGATCAGTGCTTCCATTGTACCTCAGTTGCTTTTTTACTGAGCACGGCCAGTTGATCTGCCCCATAGTCAGGGACAGCCCCAAGTGTTTCTAAAGTAGTGAGGAAGGTTTCGTCTGACATCTGAGAAAGCTGTGAATGTGTCCAGTAGACGTTGGCCATTCCCAGCTCTTCAATCAACTCCACAGTgatttctttattattgttacttttggctgagagagaaaagagagaaacacacagcaggtgaggaaaagaaaagtacaGTGTAGCAAGGCATCACCAATGTTTTGCACAGTATCAATAGCTCTCTTTTTACACGCTGCATTTgatgtggtggtggtgaggtCGAATAATTTCTTTCTCAGGGCTTTGGAGGTGCGGCGCAGGCCCGACTGCAGGGAATAGAGAACGTCCTTCATCCAGGActtacagagacagagagggggaaaataaagaaaacggTATTATGAGCAAatacatgaacaaatacatGCAGCGCTCAACTCCCTCTTGATTTTGAGAGaattattgataaaaatgtGGAACATTATCAGTTGCATCACTGTTCAGATGACATGTGATGGTTAAGTCAAAAGATAAACACCTTATAGGGCAGAGCAGATATGGCATTGTCatccaaaaggagcaaaggacCCAGTGCTTCCATAGTCTCAGCTGACCAATAAGACGGATCCCTgcaaaggattaaaaaaaagatgctacAGTCTCCTGCTTTCTCTGCAGTAACTCAAACACCCACAGGGAGAGTGTCCTACCCAAAAGTCTGTGTGACCAGCTGAATTATATCTGCCCTGTGGCGTTGAGGAATGTGCTGGCAGGAAGCCATTTGCTGGAGGCTGGAGTTCAGGACATCAGGGGCCATGGAGAGCAGTTGGGAAGGCTGAAGCTCACATTTCAGCTGTCCAAGGCTGGATACGTCTTCATCCGTCAGTCCAGATAGGTCTGGTCCCTGAAAAGGCATAGTGAATATCTTAGGCTGATGTTAACACACTAGACTTGAAATTTCATAATAATAGATGTGGAGCAAAAGGTATAAGCAGGtgacaatttaaaggaaaaagtgaATAATGAATAAGTAGAGAAACTTAATGAATGATGATTCCATACAGGGCACACTGAAGGGGttgataaatatattatatgacCTTCACATCACCACATCTCATCCCCATTGAACACCTATGAAACGTTTTGGACCAATGTGTCAgacagccaccaccaccaccatcaaaACACCAAATTAGGAAAAATATTTTGGCACTTGGACCATCTATGCAAAGGAGCATTTTTGCTGCTCTAACGACTTTTGATGGTTCCACACCTTAATAagattatttagtttagtttgatTAGTTTTTGTCAGCTTTTCCTTTAATTATCACCCGTCTGTATCCCTGTGTTTACTTCGGCCAGGCAAAGCAGAGCCCTCTGGGTGAGTGCGGGGC
It encodes:
- the otoa gene encoding otoancorin gives rise to the protein MIDNVADNDTQDMAQAITETPQWLSNVQARSAARKLFETKEKERADYFKNITEDEMNNIPTCLLLRLPPMKVRDLPDSVCPAFLYKMKEANLSSFPHHSPSRPALTQRALLCLAEGPDLSGLTDEDVSSLGQLKCELQPSQLLSMAPDVLNSSLQQMASCQHIPQRHRADIIQLVTQTFGDPSYWSAETMEALGPLLLLDDNAISALPYKSWMKDVLYSLQSGLRRTSKALRKKLFDLTTTTSNAASKSNNNKEITVELIEELGMANVYWTHSQLSQMSDETFLTTLETLGAVPDYGADQLAVLSKKATEVLGPVSQMNESVVMQMGCVTRGFSSADLERLPFSLDSLEEIAKCGWNESQVELVWKAVAVYNNLTAQQLGPTDMVALSQFICGLNSSEFAQLNVNAFRDAVGSMDGVQCSSKVAQQLKSIAVSAFGNPNTWTEAQVSELGNIIAGLNSTELASLDPAVFSFLSKSCIPLITQFAALSVAQLEALGPDNAAMVTIEQLASLSDEQMAAFERAVTGSPDQTQKYSQSGTPSLNVEGISAFMKPFLLLFMGFLLL